The region CCGATTCTGGTAAACCCACAAAATAGTCCTTCAAATACGAATAGGCAAAAACTCCAAGGAAAGAATTACCACGCAAATGAGACAATTGCAAGGCAGATAGTTGTTCGAATAAAATTTCATCATCAAAGAGTATGACGCCGGTTATTTTATGAATTCAAAAAAGAAAGTCAATGAGATTTTTCGCATATCAAGAATTATACGTAATTGCCGAAAAATCTTCACAAAAGAATAAAAAAAGATGACATTAGTTCCGAAACCCTTTAAAAATATTTCTAACAGCGGTATATGAAGTTCAAGACCATGAAAAATAAATCCAAAAACATTCTTAAAATATTTTTTGTCCTTTTACTAACTAGTAACTGCACAGTTGATATCAGACAAGTTCCTGAGCCAAGAACTGTTATCTATTCCCCATTTTTTTTGACACAAAACAACTTATACGTTGGTAAATTGGAAGTTTATACTTCTGACTCAATCGAATATACAACTGCATGGAGGCATATCTTCAAATCTTTTCTATTAAACAATCGAATCAGCAAAAATGTAAAAGATTTAAATGGAGAAAAACAAATTAATAAAGATGACTATATTCTAGACATTGAAATCTATCCAGTACTGAATGATAAATTTAACTATTGGTGGACTTGGCCTGCTATTTATCCAATGCCAGGTTACTGGCCTGTTCAAATGAGAACCTACAATTATGAAACCATCATTAAATACAAAATTATTAAAAATCAATCCATTATACATGAAAGCGAAATAAAAGAAACGGAAGAGAAAACGATCACCATGTATGGTTTCTACAGGACTTCCGAGATCGAAAAAATGATCGAAATTGTAAATCTAAAGGCATTAGATAAATGTTCAAAAGAAATTTCATTAAAAGTTCAATAACTTTAGCACGATTCATATTTGCTTTAAATTGTTCAATCAGTGAAAAATTCACAGTATCAGATTTTTTTTAAATTCATTATAGATAAAAGAAAAACAAGTTTTTAAATATCTATTTCAGCACTTAATAAAAAACTTCGCATAACATCGGGGAAACGCTTCTCTTCGGCACTTACGGCCTCCTTTGGCCTGTAACACATAGGCTTTCTGTCACTCGTTTGCATACGCAAGCGTCGTTCCAGTCCCTAACATCCCGTTGGGATTTAGCTTGCGCTCTTACCCGACCGATCACTTTTTTTCCTTTCAAAACAAACAAACTTTTCTAAGTTAACTTTATGTTCGAATCGTTTTCCAACTCCGAAATTCTTTCTGGGATGATCACCCCAGCTGTCCTTGTTTCTGCCTGTGCCAGTTTGATTTTTTCCACAGCCAACAGGCTTGGACGAATTTTTGACCGAGTGAATCTTTTAAAATCGGAAGTGGAATTACTACTCGAAGGCAAACGAGGTTTTCAAAAGGAACGAATGGTTTACATGCGCCAACAATTATCGGTTCAGAAAAAACGCGCAGTCCTCATCCAACGTTCCATGGCTTTTTTATATTTGGCAACTTCTCTCTTTGTGATTTCAAGTCTGACACTTGCCATCACTCTTGCCTTCGCCAAAGGTTTTGCCTGGATCCCCACAGTTGTAGCAATCACCGGTGGAGTTTGTTTGTTTTTAGCAAGTGCCCTTTTATTTTACGAAAGCAGATACAACCTAACATTCATTAATCGTCAAATTGAATTTACAGAGTTTTTAGAAATGGAAGTGCGAGAGAAATAAAAGCTAGAAAATCATTACCCGTAAACAATGCCCAAACGGAATTTTTGATTTTCCTTTTTTAGCGCCTCGAATTCGTTAGTTGACAAACACTCATTCTAACACCGACCGCGTCATCCGCTCCAATCTTTCGCAGAGCGAAAGGATTTCCGCTACTACCGCTGGCGCAGGGATATTATTTTGAATCTGTAATCAATGATCACAAACTAAGATCATTTCTGATTTTTTGTGAATTCTCGGTTTCCGCACCAGGGATCCGAAGGGCTTGGTCCGAGAAGGCGCTAAGCCTTACGAGGACGGGAGCGAACGCGCACTCCGGAGAGAGCCCGCCCGGGTGCCCTAAAGCGCCAACTATGAACTTTTTAAAAAGAAAAACGGGGATTTTAGGAAAGGACATGCGGAAAACGGCGGGGCGTGATATAGGAGAGGCATTGGGTGGCGGGTCTAGTTCCCCACCCTCAAATCGGGCGGGGAAATTGTACCCACGCACCCACCCCAGGCGCCCCCATTTTGTAACAAATCTGACAAAAAAAAACGATTTTCCTGTCACCTTGGCTTTCTAGAACGGTAAGTAAAAATTAGATTCGGAAATTCCTTCATGAGAGAAATCAAAACTGTCACGATTTTAGGTGCCAACGGAGCCATGGGTTCTGGAAGTGCGGGCGTCATTGCTGCCTTCGGTGGTGCTAAAGTCCATATGCTCGCTAGAGATGTTGAAAAAGCAAAACAGGGTATCGAAGCCGCTGTCGCATCCGTCAAAACGGATACAATCCGCGCAAGAATGATCCCTGGTTCCTACGATGCGGATCTGGAAAAAGCTGTCGCAGAGTCAGATTGGGTATTCGAACTCGTGGCGGAAAGTTACGAAGTCAAAGAACCGATCAATACTCGTATTGCTAAGGCTCGCCGTCCGGGAACCATCGTTTCCACTGTGTCCTCTGGACTTTCCATCGGTCGTTTGGCAAAAGCTTACGATGAAGATGGTCAAAAACATTACTACGGAACACATTTTTTTAACCCTCCTTATAAAATGATCCTTTGTGAACTCGTAACTCACTCAGGAAATGACAAAAAAGTCACACAAGCGTTAGGTGAATACCTAGATAAAGTTTTAGGTCGTGCCGTTGTTTACACAAATGACACTCCTGCTTTCGCTGGAAACCGCATTGGATTTCAGTTGATGAACGAAGTGGCTCACTTTGCAGAGAAGTATGCTGACAAAGGTGGAATCGCTCTCCTCGACGAAATCATGTCCGGTTACACTGGTCGTGCCATGGGCCCACTTGCTACTGCTGACTTCGTAGGACTTGATGTTCACAAAGCCATCGTAGACAATATCTACGACAATACAAAAGACGAAGCTCACGAAACATTCAAACTTCCTGGTTACTTCCAAAAGTTAATCGATGCTGGTAAACTCGGTATGAAATCTGGTGGTGGTCTCACAAAAGTTGTGAAACACGCTGACGGAAAACGTGAGAAGTTTGTTTACAATATCAAAACTGGTGAGTACGATCCGTATCCAAAATTTGATATTCCTTTTATCAAAGAAGCTCGCCAAAAAATCAAAGATTCGGACTACAAAGGTGCGATGGAAGTTGTAAAAAAAGCAAGTGGCGTTGAAGCTGACATCGCTCGTTACTTCATTTCACGTTATATCAGTTACTCGCTCTCTCTCGTGGGAGAAGTAGTGGATACAAAAGAAAACACTGATGGCGCTATGGGTTTCGGTTTTAACTGGGTTCCTGCTTCTGCTTTCGTTGATTTCCTTGGTGGACCAAAAGAAACAATTAAGTTGATGGAGCAGTCTAAAATACCAGTTCCAAAACTTTTAAAAGATGCAAAAGAAGGCAAAAAGTTCTACGAACTTGGCGACAAACTTGACGCAAGGTCTCTCTTCAAAGGTTAATTAGGAGTATCATATGAGTGAAAAAGTATTCGTATTAGGCGGAGAACAAACCGACTTCCAAAGAAACTGGACAAAAGAAGGAAAAACCTTCATGTCCATGATGCGTGAAGTATTAGATGATGCTCTTGAAAAAGTAGGCATCAGTTATGATGAAATCAAACGATTGAACAAAGAAAACCGTGTGGCTGTGTTTGTTGGTAACTTCGATGCAGAACAGTATGCCAACCAAGGACACTTGGGTGCTTTTCTTACAGAAGTAAACCCAGCTCTTTACGGCGTTCCTGGTGCTCGTTACGAAGCAGCTTGTGCTTCTGGTTCTGTTGCCCTTGATGCTGCTATCACACATATCCGTGCGGAAGATTACGATCTAGCGATTGTTCTTGGTGTGGAAGTGATGAAAACTGTATCTTCTTCTGTAGGTGGTGACTTTCTTGGAACTGCTGCTTACTACGATAAAGAAGCGAAGGGAGTTCAATTCCCTTTCCCTAAACTTTTCGGAAAACTAGCAGACGTGATCCTTGAACGTTATGAACTAAAAGAAGAACGTTTTATGGATGCTCTTGCAGAAATTTCTCGTATCAACTACGCTAACGCAAAACGTAACCCGAAAGCACAAACTCGTACATGGTTCATGAACAAAGAACATGCGATGGCT is a window of Leptospira kanakyensis DNA encoding:
- a CDS encoding LBF_2127 family putative lipoprotein — protein: MKNKSKNILKIFFVLLLTSNCTVDIRQVPEPRTVIYSPFFLTQNNLYVGKLEVYTSDSIEYTTAWRHIFKSFLLNNRISKNVKDLNGEKQINKDDYILDIEIYPVLNDKFNYWWTWPAIYPMPGYWPVQMRTYNYETIIKYKIIKNQSIIHESEIKETEEKTITMYGFYRTSEIEKMIEIVNLKALDKCSKEISLKVQ
- a CDS encoding DUF2721 domain-containing protein; amino-acid sequence: MFESFSNSEILSGMITPAVLVSACASLIFSTANRLGRIFDRVNLLKSEVELLLEGKRGFQKERMVYMRQQLSVQKKRAVLIQRSMAFLYLATSLFVISSLTLAITLAFAKGFAWIPTVVAITGGVCLFLASALLFYESRYNLTFINRQIEFTEFLEMEVREK
- a CDS encoding 3-hydroxyacyl-CoA dehydrogenase family protein, whose product is MREIKTVTILGANGAMGSGSAGVIAAFGGAKVHMLARDVEKAKQGIEAAVASVKTDTIRARMIPGSYDADLEKAVAESDWVFELVAESYEVKEPINTRIAKARRPGTIVSTVSSGLSIGRLAKAYDEDGQKHYYGTHFFNPPYKMILCELVTHSGNDKKVTQALGEYLDKVLGRAVVYTNDTPAFAGNRIGFQLMNEVAHFAEKYADKGGIALLDEIMSGYTGRAMGPLATADFVGLDVHKAIVDNIYDNTKDEAHETFKLPGYFQKLIDAGKLGMKSGGGLTKVVKHADGKREKFVYNIKTGEYDPYPKFDIPFIKEARQKIKDSDYKGAMEVVKKASGVEADIARYFISRYISYSLSLVGEVVDTKENTDGAMGFGFNWVPASAFVDFLGGPKETIKLMEQSKIPVPKLLKDAKEGKKFYELGDKLDARSLFKG
- a CDS encoding acetyl-CoA acetyltransferase, whose amino-acid sequence is MSEKVFVLGGEQTDFQRNWTKEGKTFMSMMREVLDDALEKVGISYDEIKRLNKENRVAVFVGNFDAEQYANQGHLGAFLTEVNPALYGVPGARYEAACASGSVALDAAITHIRAEDYDLAIVLGVEVMKTVSSSVGGDFLGTAAYYDKEAKGVQFPFPKLFGKLADVILERYELKEERFMDALAEISRINYANAKRNPKAQTRTWFMNKEHAMARGGDNNMAVGGRLCITDCSQVTDGAAVTILASKDYTKEYAKKTGRKVDDIPRVKGWGHRVAPITFEAKKQESVGDKYILPWTRQTVKDAYKRADLDVKNIDVFETHDCFTSSEYAAISAFGISEPGKEHIAIEEGTIDFGGKKPINPSGGLIGVGHPVGASGVRMMLDLYKQVTNTAGDYQVKGAKNGLMLNIGGSATTNFVFILGK